From the Bacteroidota bacterium genome, one window contains:
- a CDS encoding helix-turn-helix transcriptional regulator: protein MSVKFGDRMMQARKEKGLSREELAEKIGTSGPIVGRYERGDMMPSVEIATNIAEALEVSLDFLVGKSSLLVKDANMLERLEDISKLPTAKQTELFNVMDAYLRDYKTSKAYRK from the coding sequence ATGAGTGTAAAATTTGGTGATAGAATGATGCAAGCCCGTAAAGAAAAAGGGCTTTCCCGTGAAGAACTCGCAGAGAAGATAGGCACATCTGGGCCTATTGTGGGGCGTTATGAACGTGGGGATATGATGCCTTCCGTTGAGATTGCCACTAACATTGCCGAAGCATTGGAAGTAAGTTTAGATTTCTTGGTAGGTAAATCTTCTTTGCTTGTGAAGGATGCTAATATGTTGGAACGGTTGGAAGATATTTCAAAGCTGCCAACTGCTAAACAAACGGAACTCTTTAATGTGATGGATGCTTATTTGAGAGATTATAAAACAAGTAAAGCGTATAGAAAATAA